One Cervus canadensis isolate Bull #8, Minnesota chromosome 1, ASM1932006v1, whole genome shotgun sequence genomic window carries:
- the DHRS13 gene encoding dehydrogenase/reductase SDR family member 13 isoform X1 — MEALLLGVGLLLGAYVLVYYNLVKAPPCRGLASLRGRTAVVTGANSGIGKMTALELARRGARVVLACRSRERGEAAAFDLRQESGNNEVIFMALDLASLASVRAFATAFLSSEPRLDILIHNAAPAPGISSCGRTREPFNLLLRVNHIGPFLLTHLLLPRLKTSAPSRVVVVSSAAHRRGRLNFTRLDRPVVGWRQELRAYADSKLANVLFARELATQLEGTGVTCYAAHPGPVNSELFLRHVPGWLRPLLRPLAWLVLRAPRGGAQTPLYCALQEGIEPLSGRYFANCHVEEVPPAARDDRAAHRLWEASRKLAGLGPGEDAESDEDSQPEDPGTPSSPSSPHPEEPTASELYPSPQNSTDRSTVTRRIPVKAELEPQAC, encoded by the exons ATGGAGGCGCTGCTGCTGGGCGTGGGGCTGCTGCTGGGCGCCTACGTGCTTGTCTACTACAACCTGGTGAAGGCCCCGCCGTGCCGCGGCCTCGCCAGCCTGCGGGGCCGCACGGCCGTAGTCACGG GCGCCAACAGCGGCATCGGGAAGATGACGGCGCTGGAGCTGGCGCGCCGGGGAGCGCGCGTGGTGCTGGCCTGCCGTAGCCGGGAGCGCGGCGAAGCGGCTGCGTTCGACCTCCGCCAG GAGAGTGGGAACAATGAAGTCATCTTCATGGCCTTGGATTTGGCCAGTCTGGCCTCAGTGAGGGCCTTTGCCACTGCCTTCCTGAGCTCCGAGCCACGGCTGGACATCCTCATCCACAATGCTG cccctgccccagggatcagTTCCTGCGGCCGGACCCGGGAGCCCTTTAACCTGCTGTTGCGCGTGAACCACATCGGCCCCTTCCTGCTGACGCACCTGCTGCTGCCCCGGCTCAAGACAAGCGCCCCCAGCCGTGTGGTGGTGGTCTCCTCTGCCGCCCACCGCCGGGGCCGCCTCAACTTCACACGCCTGGACCGCCCGGTGGTGGGCTGGCGGCAGGAGCTGCGGGCGTATGCCGACAGTAAGCTGGCCAACGTGTTGTTCGCCAGGGAGCTTGCCACTCAGCTTGAGGGCACTGGTGTCACCTGCTATGCAGCCCACCCAG GGCCAGTGAACTCGGAGCTCTTCCTGCGCCACGTTCCTGGATGGCTCCGCCCACTTTTGCGCCCCCTGGCTTGGCTGGTGCTTCGGGCACCGCGAGGGGGTGCCCAGACACCCCTGTACTGCGCTCTGCAGGAAGGCATTGAGCCCCTTAGCGGGAGGTACTTCGCCAATTGCCACGTGGAGGAGGTGCCCCCAGCCGCCAGAGACGACCGCGCAGCTCACCGGCTGTGGGAGGCCAGCAGGAAGCTAGCAGGGCTTGGGCCTGGGGAGGATGCTGAATCCGATGAAGATTCCCAGCCTGAGGACCCGGGGACTCCATCCTCTCCAAGCAGCCCCCACCCCGAGGAGCCCACGGCTTCCGAACTCTACCCCAGCCCTCAGAATTCGACAGACAGGTCTACGGTCACGCGCCGAATTCCGGTTAAAGCTGAACTTGAGCCTCAGGCTTGctaa
- the DHRS13 gene encoding dehydrogenase/reductase SDR family member 13 isoform X2 has translation MEALLLGVGLLLGAYVLVYYNLVKAPPCRGLASLRGRTAVVTGANSGIGKMTALELARRGARVVLACRSRERGEAAAFDLRQESGNNEVIFMALDLASLASVRAFATAFLSSEPRLDILIHNAGISSCGRTREPFNLLLRVNHIGPFLLTHLLLPRLKTSAPSRVVVVSSAAHRRGRLNFTRLDRPVVGWRQELRAYADSKLANVLFARELATQLEGTGVTCYAAHPGPVNSELFLRHVPGWLRPLLRPLAWLVLRAPRGGAQTPLYCALQEGIEPLSGRYFANCHVEEVPPAARDDRAAHRLWEASRKLAGLGPGEDAESDEDSQPEDPGTPSSPSSPHPEEPTASELYPSPQNSTDRSTVTRRIPVKAELEPQAC, from the exons ATGGAGGCGCTGCTGCTGGGCGTGGGGCTGCTGCTGGGCGCCTACGTGCTTGTCTACTACAACCTGGTGAAGGCCCCGCCGTGCCGCGGCCTCGCCAGCCTGCGGGGCCGCACGGCCGTAGTCACGG GCGCCAACAGCGGCATCGGGAAGATGACGGCGCTGGAGCTGGCGCGCCGGGGAGCGCGCGTGGTGCTGGCCTGCCGTAGCCGGGAGCGCGGCGAAGCGGCTGCGTTCGACCTCCGCCAG GAGAGTGGGAACAATGAAGTCATCTTCATGGCCTTGGATTTGGCCAGTCTGGCCTCAGTGAGGGCCTTTGCCACTGCCTTCCTGAGCTCCGAGCCACGGCTGGACATCCTCATCCACAATGCTG ggatcagTTCCTGCGGCCGGACCCGGGAGCCCTTTAACCTGCTGTTGCGCGTGAACCACATCGGCCCCTTCCTGCTGACGCACCTGCTGCTGCCCCGGCTCAAGACAAGCGCCCCCAGCCGTGTGGTGGTGGTCTCCTCTGCCGCCCACCGCCGGGGCCGCCTCAACTTCACACGCCTGGACCGCCCGGTGGTGGGCTGGCGGCAGGAGCTGCGGGCGTATGCCGACAGTAAGCTGGCCAACGTGTTGTTCGCCAGGGAGCTTGCCACTCAGCTTGAGGGCACTGGTGTCACCTGCTATGCAGCCCACCCAG GGCCAGTGAACTCGGAGCTCTTCCTGCGCCACGTTCCTGGATGGCTCCGCCCACTTTTGCGCCCCCTGGCTTGGCTGGTGCTTCGGGCACCGCGAGGGGGTGCCCAGACACCCCTGTACTGCGCTCTGCAGGAAGGCATTGAGCCCCTTAGCGGGAGGTACTTCGCCAATTGCCACGTGGAGGAGGTGCCCCCAGCCGCCAGAGACGACCGCGCAGCTCACCGGCTGTGGGAGGCCAGCAGGAAGCTAGCAGGGCTTGGGCCTGGGGAGGATGCTGAATCCGATGAAGATTCCCAGCCTGAGGACCCGGGGACTCCATCCTCTCCAAGCAGCCCCCACCCCGAGGAGCCCACGGCTTCCGAACTCTACCCCAGCCCTCAGAATTCGACAGACAGGTCTACGGTCACGCGCCGAATTCCGGTTAAAGCTGAACTTGAGCCTCAGGCTTGctaa